The Sulfitobacter alexandrii genomic interval ATCGCGACGCCCGATCCGTTGCATCCCAAGGCGTGAACGATTCCGTCCCGGTCCCCGAGGTGCGGCAGAAGGTCGAAGGTGAACGCGATGCGCCCGGACCAGGCATAACGGATCGGCACGCCACGGGTCTGGGGAAAGACGCTGTGAAGACGCTCCGCGAGTTCCTGCGCCACCTTCCCCGCGTCGCGCATCCGCAGGCTGGCGCGGCCCCCGAACAGGATGCGCCGACCATCCGGCGTCGGGCGGAAGTAGCTCAGCAGCCGCCGGCTGTCCACGGCGGTCCGGCCTTCGGGCAGCAGCTCATGCATCATCCCGTCGGGCAGGTCGTCCGTCACGATGATGTAGCTGGCCGCCGGAATGATCCGCCGCCTGACCCAGGGCCGCAACCCGTCGGAGTAGCCGTTGGTGGCGATGAAGACCTGTTCGCAGTCCACTTGTGCGCCGCCGGCCGAGACACGAAATCCGCCCGGCCGCCGGTCGATCCTTTCCACCCGCCGGTTGCTGCAAAGCTGCGCCCCTTCGGACTGCGCGAGATCCACGAGCCCCTGCAGGTATTTTCCCGGATGCAGTTGCCCGGCCCGGTCGATGGTCATCACCCCGTGATAGAGATCCGAGCCGATGACCTGCCTCTGCCGTTCGACGGGATAAAGCGTCGCGCCATCCCGTGTCATCTTTCGGGCCTTGTCGCGGTAGGCGGCGAAATGGGCTGGCAGAACGGCACAGACGACCCGGCCCGACCGGCGGTACTGCGCTGCTTCGGGCAGTTCCTGCACCCGGCCCTCGACGAAATCGAAGGATGCCGCGGCCTCTTCCTTGAGGCGGTCGAAAACACCGGCCGGCAGCCTTTTTTCCAAGGGGGAGCGTACCTTGGACGTCGACGCCGACTTGCCCAGGTTCACCCCGCTCGACACATGCCCCGCGTTGCGGCTGCTGGCGCCGAAGCCGAATGTCTCGGCTTCGATCACCGTCACGTCCACGCCGGCCCGGCGCAGGGCGATGGCCGCGTTCAGTCCGGTGAACCCGCCGCCGACGACAACCACGTCGGTCCGGGGCGGCGGCGGCTCGGGGATGCTGCGTGGGGGGGCTTCCTCCCACCAATAGGGCGTCTGGATCAGCTTCGGCATCAGTCGCGCTCGACGAAGAACTGGATGCCGATCACCTTGTCGAGGACGAAAACCATGACCGAGGTAAAGAGCACCAGCGTGGCGGAAACGGCGGCGATGACCGGGCTGGCGCTTTCCAGCACTTCGGAAAAGACCTGCACCGGCAGCGTCATGACGAAGGGGCCGACAAGGAACATGGTCACCGTGACCTCGTCGAAGGAGATGATGAAGCTGAACAGCAGCGACGTGACGAGACCGGGCCGGACCGCGGGCAGCGACACTTGCCAGAAGGTGCGCCAGGGCCGGGCGCCGAGGCTCGCCGCCGCTTCCTCCAGAGCCGGGTCGGCCTTGCGCAACGCGGCTGCGACGGGGCGATAGGCATAGGGTATGGTCAGGATGCAATGGACCAGCACCAACCCGGTGAACGTGCCCAGCCAACCGAGGCTCGACAGGGTCACGATCATGATGACCCCGATGGCCGCATGGGGAAAGATCAGCGGTGTCAGCAACAGGGTCTCGTAGGCGGTTCCGAACCGGACCCCGTGACGCACCACCGCCCAGGCGGCCGCCAGCGAGGCGCCGGTGCTGACCAGCGCACCGATCAGCGCCAGAAGCGCCGAGGTGCCCAGCACCCGCAACCAGTCGGCGGAGCCGAGGAATTCAGCGTACCACCGCAGCGAAAACCCTTCGATGGGAAACGACAGGTATCCCGCGGAAGTGAAGGAGGACAGCACCACGATGACGATGGGCAGCGGCAGGAACAGCAGGACCGCGATGGCGATGAAACGGGTCATGTGCGGTCGCCTCCGTCGGAAAGGCGGGCGGACAGCCAGCGCTCGAAAAACTGGATCGGCAGCACGACACCCAGCGCGGTCACCAGCAGGACCGTGGCCAGCGCCGCCGCCTTTGGATAGTCGAAGAAGTGCATGACTTCCTGGAAGATCTCCGTCCCGAGCATGGTGTCACCCAGCCCGCCCAGCAGCAGCGGCGTGACGATGGCGCCGGTCGCCATGAGATAGACCAGCGTCACGCCCGTCAGGATGCCGGGCATCGCCAGCGGCAGCATCACGGTGCGGAAACTGTGCGACGGCTTGCTGCCCAGGCTCATCGTCGCTTCCTCGAGCGAGCGGGGAATTTGCAGCAGGACCGACAGGACCGCGATGATCATGAAGGGCAGCAGGACGTGCACCAGTCCGAGGATCACGCCGAAATCGTTGTACATCAGCTTGGCCGGACGGTCGATCAGGCCCATCCATGTCAGGTAGCCGTTGATCAGCCCCCGCGGCCCGAGGATCACCACCCAGCCGTAGCTGCGGACGACGATCGAAACGAGCCAGGGAAAGATGATGAGCAGCAGCAGGAAGTTACGGTTGCCGCGATAGCGCGCGACGAAATAGGCGGTCGGAAAGCCGATCAGCGCCGAGATCACGGTGGTCAGCGCCGCGATCCGCAGCGTGCGTCCCAGCATCGCGACATAGTCCGCCCGGTTCAGGATCGCGGTGTAATGACCGATGTCGAATTGGCCGTCGATGATGAGCGACGACGCGATCAGGCGCACAAGGCCGACCACGAAGACGCCCATCAGTAGCGCCGAGGGCGCCAGCAGCAGTCCGGTTCGGATGGATTTGGGCACGGAAAGAGGGCTCCTTGGACGAATGGAGGCCCGGCCCGGGGGGCATGCGCCCCGGGGCCGGGTGCGATCAGAGGTTGGCGAGCATCTGGTCGATGTCGGCCACGGTCTCTTTCTGCGCCGCCGCGATATGGCCCCAGTCGGGCTGGTAGAGCTTGGCGCGCAGGTCGGCGAAGCTCATTCCGATCTTCTCGCGCACCGCGTCCGAGGCCTCTGCCTCGTTGCTGGCGGGGATGTAGCCCGAGATTTCCATGCCACGCTCCTGCGGCGCGGCGCCGGCAATGAAGTTGAGCCATTGCGCCACCAGCTCGCGGTCCGCGACGCCCTTCGGCGCCACCACGACATAGGGCAGCAGAAGCGCGCCTTCCTCGGGGATCACCATCTTGACGTAATCCACGCCCGCCTCGTTCAGCGACCAGACCCGGACGGAGTAGAAGGGCATCGCCGCGACCTCGCCCCGTTCCAGCATGGTGTTCTGCTGCGCGAGAGAATTGGACACGTTGAGCACGTTCTTCGCCATGCCCTTGAGCAGCTCCATCCCGCCCGCGGTGTTGAACTCGTCGCCGCCCGCCGCCTTGGAAAGGATGGTCAGGTCGTAGGTGGACAGGTAGATCGGGCGCGTCATGCCCAGCCTACCGGCCCATTTCTCGTCCGCGAGGTTCTTCCATGACCCAAAGTCGTCCATGGATGCCTCGTTGGTGTTCACGGCGATCCCGTAATAGGCGAAATACGGGGTGATCCCGGCCAGTCGCCCATCCTCGGTCTTGAGCCAGTATTTTTCGTCGATGTTCCGCATGTTGGGAATCTCGTCGATGCTGAAGGTCTCCAGCATGTCGTCGCGCATCAGGTTCACCCCCTGCACGAAGGTGCCGATGCCGGTGTGGTACTGCGGGTTGCCCGCCTGCGCGCGGAACTGGGCTTCGGGGTTCGGCACTTCGACGATGCGCACGGCGTTGCCGGTTTCTTCAGTGAAGGGCTCGGCAAAGGCGCCGGTCCACGTATCGCCGACACCGCCGCCCCACGAGGCGTGCAGGATCTGCCCGCTTTGGGCCATCAGGCTGCGCGGCAGGGCCAGGGCGGCGGTGGCACCCGCGGCCCCCAGCAGGGTCTGTCGTCTGGTAATTGTCATGATGTGTTTCCTCCTCTGTTATCGGTTGGATTCTGGGATCAGCGTGATCGCGGCGTCGGACCAGCCGACGGAAACGCTCTCGCCGGATGGCAGGGGATGGCCATTGCCCGGCTGGAAGGGCACCTGCGCCAGCAACCTGCCCATTTCGCTGTCGAGCGCATAGGTGATCGACCCCCCGGAAAAGCTGTGTCCGTGCACCCGCGCGGCGATCGGCAGATCTCCCGCGCGGCCCAGGGTCATGTTCTCGGGCCGGATCGAGACCGCCATCGGCGCCCCGGCTTCCTTCGGGCCTTCGGCCCGGTCGATGGCGACCTGCGGCCGGCTCCCTTCCGTCTCAAGCACCGGGTTGCCCCGCCCGTCGAACGCGACCTTGCCGCGCAGGAAATTCGTCTCTCCCACGAACTTGGCCACGAATTCGGTCCGGGGCCGGTGGTACACATCCACGGCAGAACCGCATTGCACCACCCTGCCCGACTGCATCACGGCGATCCTGTCCGACATCGAAAGCGCTTCTTCCTGGTCGTGGGTCACGAAGATGAAGGTGATCCCCGTCTCGCGCTGGATGCGTTTCAGTTCCTCCTGCAACTGGCGCCGCAGCTTGAGATCGAGCGCCGACAGCGGCTCGTCCAGCAACAGCACGTCCGGGGCCGTGACCAGCGACCGGGCCAGGGCCACGCGCTGACGCTGGCCGCCGGAAATCTGGCCCGTGCGGCGCTGCTCGAACCCGGCAAGACCGACCATGCCGATCATCTCGCGCACCCGTCGGTCCAGGTCATCGGTCCGGTTCCGGGCCCGCAGGCCAAAGGCCACGTTGTCGTAGACGTTCATGTGCGGAAACAGCGCAAGGTTCTGGAAAACCATGCCGATCTCGCGCTGGTAGGCCGGTTCGCGCGACATGTCCCGCCCCCGCATCAGGATCCGCCCCGACGTGGGCGTCTCGAAACCCGCGATCATGCGCAGAAGCGTGGACTTGCCGCACCCCGAAGGCCCGAGCAGGGTGACGAATTCACCCGCCTTGATCTCCAGATCCACGTGATCGACGGCATTCGTGTCGCCGAAGGATTTGGTCACGTCGTCGATCTTCAGGATGACGGTTTCGGGGTCGGTCTTGGTCAAGGCGTGGCTCCCTCGGGCCGGCAGCTGCACCGGCGGATGTCGTTTCGCTACAGTCTGCGGGCCGATACCCCCATCAAGTCAAATAGCAAGTCGGAAGGAATTCATTCCTGAAATGAATATTCAAATTCGGCGCTACGCATCACGCAGCTATCTGAAAAACAGTCATTTAATCCAGAGCATCAATCATGACTTTCTGTTATGTTTTTCACTTCATTCGCAATTTGATCCCCGCTGCACAGGCTGGCTTTCTAGGTCGGGAAAGGTGCGACCGCGCCTCGAGCCATGCAGAAAACGGGACATGATCTAGCGATGACGGCTGTGCCTCTAACCACTTCCGACCAGACCCCCGCCGAACGGCGCGCAGTGATCGAGGCGGCGGATCTGCCGCCAACGGTGCCACATCTTCTGGACAGTGCGGCGCAGGATTGCCCCGACAAGATCCTGTGGGAATTCTTCGATGAAGGCACCAGCGCCACCTATGAACAGGTCCGCGCGGAAAGCCTCGTCTACGGCGCCCTGTTCGCGTCTCTGGGTGTCTGGCGAAAGGACCGGGTGGCGGTGATGCTGCCCAACATCCCCGAGATGCCGCTGACCTGGCTGGGCCTTGGCCGTATCGGCGCCGTGATGGTTCCCGTGAACAACCGCTATTCGGCGCGGGAACTGTCCTACGTGATCGAGAATTCCGGCGCGCACCTGCTTGTCATCCATGAAAGCCTCGCCAAGGTCCTGGAGGACGCCAACCTCGATGCGCGGGTGCTGATCGTGGGGGGTGACGACTGGCGCAAGCGCCTCGCCAATGCCGAAAGGGAAACCTGTCCGGCGCCCTCCCTCGGCGGCGACGACCTGATGAACATCCAGTATACGTCGGGCACCACCGGCCTGCCCAAGGGCTGCATGCTGACACATCGCTACTGGCTGACCACCGGTATCGTGAACGCCTGGCGGGACGGGCGCCGGTTCAACCGGATTCTGGCGACCACACCTTTCACCTACATGGATCCGCAATGGCTGCTGGTCATGGCGCTGTTCCAGCGCGCCACGCTCGTCGTCGGGCGCAAGCAAAGCGCCTCGCGCTTCTCGCGGTGGCTGTCCGAGCACCGGATCGAATTCTGCCTGTTTCCCGAAGCGGCGAGCAAACAGCCCCCTGCCCCGCACGATTCCCACAACCCGGTGATCCGGGCCAACATCTACGGCGTGCGCGCCTCTGCGCACGCAGAGATCGAGCGCCGCTATGGCCTGACCGCGCGCGAGGCGTTCGGGATGACCGAGATCGGCTCCGGCCTGCACATGCCGATGGAAGCGACGGACATGGTCGGGTCGGGGAGCTGCGGCATCGCGTCCCCCTTCCGCGAAACACGCATCGTGGACGACGCGGGCAACGACTTGCCGGACGGCGAGATCGGCGAGCTGCTGATCCGGGGGCCCGGCATCTTCGAGGGGTATTACAACAATCCCGAAGCGACGGCGGAAGTGCTTCGGGACGGCTGGTTCCATACCGGCGACCTGTTCCGCCGCGACGCGGACGGCTTCCATTTCATCGTGGGGCGCAAGAAGGACATGATCCGCCGCTCGGGCGAGAACATCGCCTGCCGCGAGGTCGAAGGCGTGCTGCGCGACATGGAGGAGATCGAGGAAGTCGCTCTCGTTCCCGTACCTGACGACCTGCGCGGCGAGGAGGTGAAGGCCTTTGTCACGCTTCAGAACGGTCACCGGCCCGACGCGGCCACGATCGCGCGCATCCTGAGCTATGCCGACGGCAGGCTCGCCGCCTTCAAGGTGCCCCGCTACTTCGAATTCATCGAAACGATGCCGCGGACCACATCGTTCAAGGTCGCCAAGGCCGAACTCACGAAATCGCGCGAGGACCAGCGGCTGGGCGCTTTCGACCGCGTCGACAACACATGGCGGTAACTCACCAATGATCATCGACTACGGCGCGACGCCCCCGATCGAGGAACTTAGCATCGGCGACGGAAGCCACCTGGCCAACTACCGCCGGGTCTATGCGTCGTCCGAAAAGGCCGCTGCCCGCGGCGAAGTCGACCTCGACCAATGGTTCCGCGACTGTGACGCGGCCGGCATCGGGAAAACCGTGATCAAGGCGCGGGACGTCGAAACCACGTTCGGCGGGCGCATCTCGAACGAGGAGGTGGCCGAGGTCGTTGCGCGGCACCCGGATCGTTTCATCGGTTTCGCGGGGGTCGACCCCAACAAGGGCATGACGGCCCTGCGCGAGCTGGAGCACGCCGTGACCGAACTGGGCCTGAAGGGCCTGAACGTCCAATGCTTCGAAAACCGGCTCGCCCCGGACGACCGACGGATGTATCCGCTGTACGCCAAGTGCATCGAGCTGGACATCCCCGTGAACATCCACGTGGGCATCAACTTTTCGCTCAAGTCGTCGCCGGAATTCGGCAGGCCGGAAACGCTCGACCGGGTGTTGTGCGACTTTCCCGAACTTCGGGTCTGCGCCTCGCCGCCGGGCTGGCCCTGGGTTCAGGAGTTGCTCGCCGTGGCATGGCGGCATCCGAACCTCTGGATCGGGCTGGTCGCCATCAGGCCACGGCTCATGACCGTCGACCATTCCGGCTACGGGCCCCTGCTGCAATACGGGCGCACCATCCTCAAGGACCGGATGATCGCGGGCACGGCCTGGCCGATGCAGCCCATGGGCCGGGTGATCGAGGAAATCCGTGCCCTCCCCGTCGACGCCGACATCGCGGATCTCTGGCTGGGCGGCAACGCGCAGCGTTTTCTCGGGATGTGACGGGTGCCAACCGGGGAAAAACCGCACATGATGCGCTGAAAGGGAGAGGACCAGACACATGACCGACGACGACCTGTGCCGCATGACGGCAACGGACCTGCTGCCGAAACTTCAGACCGGCGAGATCAGGGCGGCCCGCCTCATGCGCGCCGTGCTGGACCGGATCGAAAGGTTGGATGACCGCACCAACGGCATCGCCCACGTGGACCCCGAGGCCGCGATGGCAGAGGCGGAGGCGCGCGACCGCGACCTCGCCAGCGGCGAGGCGCCCGGCGCGTTGCAGGGAATACCGGTCACCGCGAAGGATCTGCTCAAGGTCAGGGGCCTTCCGCTCGAGATGGGGTCATTCGCCTTCGAGGGTCAGGTGCCGGACGAGGACGCCGAGGCCATCGCCCGGTTGCGCCGCAAGGGCGCGATCCCCTTTGCCAAGACGACGACGCCCGAATTCGGCCACAAGGTTCTGACCGACTGCCCGACCGAGGGGATCAGCCGCAATCCGTGGGACACCGACCGCAGCTGCGGCGGCTCGTCCGGCGGGGCGGGCATCGGCGCCGCCATGGGGTTCGGACCGCTGCACGTTTCCTCCGACGGGGCCGGATCGGGCCGCATCCCGGCCTCCGCCTGCGGTGTCGCCGGGATCAAGGCGACCTGGGGCGCGATCCCGCATGAAACCACCACCGATGTCTTCGGCTCCTTCACCTGTATCGGCGTGATGGGCCGGTCCATCGCGGACCTGGCGCTGGGGCTCAACGGCATGAAGGGACCGGACCGCCGCGATCCCTGGTCGTTCGGCGGCAGCGCCGACCCGATCACCCTGCCCGACGATCCGGTAGCGGCGCTCAAGGGGCTGAAGGTTCGGGTTCTGATGCGGACGGTCAACGACTGGGTCCACCCCGACGTGGAAAAGGCCGTGCGCAACGCGGTCGAGACGATGATCGACGCAGGCGCGCGTGACGTCGGGATGATCGAGGATCCGGTCTACGACAATGCCAGCGCGCTGGTCTACATGCGGGCCTACCAGTATTCCCGGTTCGGTCACCTGCTGGAAGAACACGGCGACCGGATGGACCGGACCGCGCGCATGTCGCTGACACCCGGCCCCACCCATACCTACGACATCCTTGCCACCGCCATGCGGGCGCGCACCGATATCCTGCGCGAGGTCGAACGCCAGTTCGACGGGGCGGACATCTACGTGACGCCGACCATTGCCACCCCGTCCCTGTCCGTGGACCAGAAACAGGACGAACCGCTGGTGGTCGACGGGGTTGAATACGGCCCCCTGCGCGAGGCCTGGTATCCCTACACCGTGCCCCAGAACGCCAGCGGCCACCCGGCCATGTCGGTGCCCGTGGGCATGTCGTCGGACGGAATTCCCATCGGCATGCAGATCGTCGGTCCGTGGCACAGCGAGGCACGGATCCTTGCCGTCGCCGCGGCCATCGAACGGCTGATGCCCTGGGCCGACCGCTGGCCGCCCGCCGCGACAGGCTGATCTCCGCCCCGAAGCCTCCGGCGAAGATATCTTTCGCCCGGGGCGGCCGACGGCTAGAGTTCGGCACAGGGAGATATTTCACATGCGGATCACCCACCGGCAACTCGAGGCATTCGTCCAGTTCATGGAAACCGGCACGGTGACGGCTGCGGCGGACCGCATGTACGTCACCCAACCTGCCATGAGCAAGATGCTCGCCGGGCTCGAGATCGACCTCAAGCTGCACCTCTTCGACCGGGTGAAGCGGCGGCTGATCCCGACGGACGAAGCCCGCCTGCTCTACAAGGAGGTCCGCAGGCTCTTTGCCTCGCTCGCCGATGTGGAACGCTTCGCCGAGGATCTGCGCACCTTCCGCACGGGCGAGCTTCGGATCATCACCGCCTCCACCATCGGGCTCACGCTGGTTGCAGACGCGGTGGCCGATTTCGCGCGGGAAAACCCGGAGGTCGACGTGTTGATGGACATGTCGTCGACCGTCGGGCCCGACGTTCTGGCCGCCAACGTCGACATCGGTTTTTCCGTGACCCAGTTCCAGCACCCCGCGCTCAAGGTGGAACCGCTGTTCCACGCGAACTCCGTCTGTATCGTGTCAAAGAATCACCCGCTTGCCGGGCGCAGCCGCGTCGGCCCCAAGGATCTCGAGGGGGAAAGCTTCATCTCGTTCACCCGCGACAGCCGGATGCGGCACATCACGGACGGGGTGTTCGAACAGCATCGGGTCAGCCGCAACATGCGGTTCGAGGTCTTTGCCTCGGCCGAAGCGAACGCGCTGGTGTCTCGCGGCGCCGGTGTTGCCATCGTCGAGCCTCTGGGCGTCCGGCAGCGGTTCTGGCCGGACGTGGTGGCGATCCCCTTCGATCCGTCGATCGAATTCACCTTCTCCGCCTTCCGGCCCAGCGACAGGATCGCTTCGCCGCTGGCGAACCGCTTCATGGACATCCTGCGCCGCCATATCCGCGACATGCATGACGGCGTGGCCTACCTGCCGGACTGGATGGAGGTCCGCCTGCCCGGCAAGCTGCGCGAGAAACGCATCGAGACGCAGTAGCGTCCACCGATACCGGGTCAGCGCGCCTGCAGGGCCGCCCCGCTGTCGCCCTCGAACTTGGGCATCAGGGACAGAAGCTCTGAAGTATAGGGGTGCGAGGGCGCCTCGAATATCTCCTCCGCCGGGGCAAGCTCCACGATCTCGCCCGACTTCATCACGCCGATCCGGTCGCACATCTGCCGGATCACCGGAAGGTCATGGCTGATGAACAGCAACGTCAGGCCCAGCTCCGCCTGCAGATCCTTGAGCAGGTTGAGGATCTGCGCCTGGATCGACACATCCAGCGCCGATGTGGGCTCGTCGCAGATCAGGAAACGGGGCCGCGTGGCGAGCGCGCGCGCGATGGAGATGCGCTGCCGCTGCCCGCCCGAGAACTCGTGCGGATAGCGTAGCGCGGCGTCGGGCTCCATACCCACATGAACGAGCAGGTCCGAAACGATGCTCTCGGCCTCTGCCCTCCCCGAGGCCAGCCGATGGTGGCCGATGGGCTCGCTGATGATGTCGCGCACCCGCTTGCGGCGGTTCAGCGACGAAAAGGGGTCCTGAAAGATCATCTGGATCTGCTGGCGTGTCCGGGGCGCGATCGGGCTGGACTCAGGTCCCGCGATCTCGACCCCGTCATACCGGATCCGGCCAGAGGTCGGGGCATACAGCCCGGCGACCATGCGCGCGATCGTCGATTTGCCCGACCCGCTTTCACCGACAAGACCAAAGGTCTCGCCGCGCCGGATCTCGAAACTGACGTCCCGGACGGCCGTGAAGCTGCGCCGCCACGCGGGGATGATCGAATGATGCTGCACGAACTGCATGGTCAGGTTGTCCACCTGCAGGAGCGCGCGGTCGGTTTCGTCCCCGATGCCTGTCCGCCGGCCCAGCCAATGCGTGTTCAGGTCGATCACCGATCGATCGCGGTCCACTGCCTTGTCCTCGCGGTAGTCTAGCTGCGGGAAACGCTCGAGCCGCCGGTCGCCGCGCGGGACGGCCGCCAGCAGGCTTTGACTGTAGGCGTGGCGCGGGCCGGTCATGACCTGCTCGGTCGTGCCGGTCTCCACCACCTTGCCGTGGTACATCACCGCGACGCGGTCCGTGACCTCGGAAATCACGCCCATGTCATGGGTGATGAAGATCGCCCCCACGTTGCGCTCCCGGCAGAGCCGCCGCAGCAGGTCGAGGATCTGCGCCTGAACCGACACGTCGAGCGCGGTCGTCGGCTCGTCGCAGATCACGAGGTCCGGATCGGCGCAAAGCGCGAGCGTAATCACCACGCGCTGCCGCATCCCGCCCGAGAACTGATGCGGGTACTCGTCCAGCCGCACCTCGGGATCGGGAATGCCCACTTCACGCAGAAGCTCGACCGCACGCTCGGTCGCCTGGCGGCGGGACAGATCGGTGTGCCGGCAGATCGTCTCGGCGATCTGGTCGCCGATGGTCAGCAGCGGATTGAGGCTGGTCATCGGGTCCTGGAAGATCATGCCGATCCGCCGTCCGCGTATCTTGCGGAACGCCGATTCCGGCAACGTGTCGATGCGCGTGCCGTCGAACCACACCTCGCCCCCGGCGATCCGGCCCGGCGGCTCCAGAAGGCCGATGACCGCGTTGCCGATGGTGGATTTCCCGGCGCCGGATTCTCCGACGATGCCGAGGATCTCGCCGCGCTCCACCGACAGGTCGATGCCGCGCACCGCCTCGACGGTGCCGCGCCGCGTGTCGAAATGGATCTTCAGGTCTTTCAGTTCGAGAAGGCTCATGGCTTATCCAAGCGTTGGGTTCAGGGCGTCGCGCATCCAGTCACCGACGAGGTTTACCGTCAGCACCAGCAGCGCAAGGGCGGCGCCGGGAAAGATGGTGATCCACCAGGCACCGGAGAACAGGAAGTTCGTGCCGTCGTTGATGAGCGTCCCGAGCGAGGGGCGCGTGGGCGGCACACCGACGCCGAGAAAGCTCAGCGTCGCCTCGGTCAGGATCGCGCCCGACAGGCTCAACGTCGCGATAACCAGGATCGGCCCCATGACGTTGGGCAGGATGTGGCGGAACATGATCGACATCTGCCCGATCCCGATCAGCCGCGCGGCCAGAACGTATTCCTGCCCCTTCTCGACCATCGTCGATGCCCGCACGGCGCGGGCGAATTGCACCCAGCTGGACAGGCCGATGGACAACACGAGCACGAGGATGGCGACGCTGTCGAGCGTGGAGGGTGGCGCCACCGCCCGCAGGATGCCGTTGATCAGCAGCGCGACGAGGATCGTGGGCAGCGCCAGCTGCACCTCGGCGACGCGCATGATCACGGAATCGATCAGCCCGCCCTTGTAGCCCGCGATCAGGCCGAGGGTGACACCGATAG includes:
- a CDS encoding NAD(P)/FAD-dependent oxidoreductase, with product MPKLIQTPYWWEEAPPRSIPEPPPPRTDVVVVGGGFTGLNAAIALRRAGVDVTVIEAETFGFGASSRNAGHVSSGVNLGKSASTSKVRSPLEKRLPAGVFDRLKEEAAASFDFVEGRVQELPEAAQYRRSGRVVCAVLPAHFAAYRDKARKMTRDGATLYPVERQRQVIGSDLYHGVMTIDRAGQLHPGKYLQGLVDLAQSEGAQLCSNRRVERIDRRPGGFRVSAGGAQVDCEQVFIATNGYSDGLRPWVRRRIIPAASYIIVTDDLPDGMMHELLPEGRTAVDSRRLLSYFRPTPDGRRILFGGRASLRMRDAGKVAQELAERLHSVFPQTRGVPIRYAWSGRIAFTFDLLPHLGDRDGIVHALGCNGSGVAMQSYLGHLAGLGMAGTKTSAFWNLDFPTIPFYRETPWFLPAVTGWYRARDAIERATGF
- a CDS encoding ABC transporter permease encodes the protein MTRFIAIAVLLFLPLPIVIVVLSSFTSAGYLSFPIEGFSLRWYAEFLGSADWLRVLGTSALLALIGALVSTGASLAAAWAVVRHGVRFGTAYETLLLTPLIFPHAAIGVIMIVTLSSLGWLGTFTGLVLVHCILTIPYAYRPVAAALRKADPALEEAAASLGARPWRTFWQVSLPAVRPGLVTSLLFSFIISFDEVTVTMFLVGPFVMTLPVQVFSEVLESASPVIAAVSATLVLFTSVMVFVLDKVIGIQFFVERD
- a CDS encoding ABC transporter permease, encoding MPKSIRTGLLLAPSALLMGVFVVGLVRLIASSLIIDGQFDIGHYTAILNRADYVAMLGRTLRIAALTTVISALIGFPTAYFVARYRGNRNFLLLLIIFPWLVSIVVRSYGWVVILGPRGLINGYLTWMGLIDRPAKLMYNDFGVILGLVHVLLPFMIIAVLSVLLQIPRSLEEATMSLGSKPSHSFRTVMLPLAMPGILTGVTLVYLMATGAIVTPLLLGGLGDTMLGTEIFQEVMHFFDYPKAAALATVLLVTALGVVLPIQFFERWLSARLSDGGDRT
- a CDS encoding extracellular solute-binding protein; translated protein: MTITRRQTLLGAAGATAALALPRSLMAQSGQILHASWGGGVGDTWTGAFAEPFTEETGNAVRIVEVPNPEAQFRAQAGNPQYHTGIGTFVQGVNLMRDDMLETFSIDEIPNMRNIDEKYWLKTEDGRLAGITPYFAYYGIAVNTNEASMDDFGSWKNLADEKWAGRLGMTRPIYLSTYDLTILSKAAGGDEFNTAGGMELLKGMAKNVLNVSNSLAQQNTMLERGEVAAMPFYSVRVWSLNEAGVDYVKMVIPEEGALLLPYVVVAPKGVADRELVAQWLNFIAGAAPQERGMEISGYIPASNEAEASDAVREKIGMSFADLRAKLYQPDWGHIAAAQKETVADIDQMLANL
- a CDS encoding ABC transporter ATP-binding protein; translated protein: MTKTDPETVILKIDDVTKSFGDTNAVDHVDLEIKAGEFVTLLGPSGCGKSTLLRMIAGFETPTSGRILMRGRDMSREPAYQREIGMVFQNLALFPHMNVYDNVAFGLRARNRTDDLDRRVREMIGMVGLAGFEQRRTGQISGGQRQRVALARSLVTAPDVLLLDEPLSALDLKLRRQLQEELKRIQRETGITFIFVTHDQEEALSMSDRIAVMQSGRVVQCGSAVDVYHRPRTEFVAKFVGETNFLRGKVAFDGRGNPVLETEGSRPQVAIDRAEGPKEAGAPMAVSIRPENMTLGRAGDLPIAARVHGHSFSGGSITYALDSEMGRLLAQVPFQPGNGHPLPSGESVSVGWSDAAITLIPESNR
- a CDS encoding class I adenylate-forming enzyme family protein, whose translation is MPLTTSDQTPAERRAVIEAADLPPTVPHLLDSAAQDCPDKILWEFFDEGTSATYEQVRAESLVYGALFASLGVWRKDRVAVMLPNIPEMPLTWLGLGRIGAVMVPVNNRYSARELSYVIENSGAHLLVIHESLAKVLEDANLDARVLIVGGDDWRKRLANAERETCPAPSLGGDDLMNIQYTSGTTGLPKGCMLTHRYWLTTGIVNAWRDGRRFNRILATTPFTYMDPQWLLVMALFQRATLVVGRKQSASRFSRWLSEHRIEFCLFPEAASKQPPAPHDSHNPVIRANIYGVRASAHAEIERRYGLTAREAFGMTEIGSGLHMPMEATDMVGSGSCGIASPFRETRIVDDAGNDLPDGEIGELLIRGPGIFEGYYNNPEATAEVLRDGWFHTGDLFRRDADGFHFIVGRKKDMIRRSGENIACREVEGVLRDMEEIEEVALVPVPDDLRGEEVKAFVTLQNGHRPDAATIARILSYADGRLAAFKVPRYFEFIETMPRTTSFKVAKAELTKSREDQRLGAFDRVDNTWR
- a CDS encoding amidohydrolase family protein — encoded protein: MIIDYGATPPIEELSIGDGSHLANYRRVYASSEKAAARGEVDLDQWFRDCDAAGIGKTVIKARDVETTFGGRISNEEVAEVVARHPDRFIGFAGVDPNKGMTALRELEHAVTELGLKGLNVQCFENRLAPDDRRMYPLYAKCIELDIPVNIHVGINFSLKSSPEFGRPETLDRVLCDFPELRVCASPPGWPWVQELLAVAWRHPNLWIGLVAIRPRLMTVDHSGYGPLLQYGRTILKDRMIAGTAWPMQPMGRVIEEIRALPVDADIADLWLGGNAQRFLGM
- a CDS encoding amidase; the encoded protein is MTDDDLCRMTATDLLPKLQTGEIRAARLMRAVLDRIERLDDRTNGIAHVDPEAAMAEAEARDRDLASGEAPGALQGIPVTAKDLLKVRGLPLEMGSFAFEGQVPDEDAEAIARLRRKGAIPFAKTTTPEFGHKVLTDCPTEGISRNPWDTDRSCGGSSGGAGIGAAMGFGPLHVSSDGAGSGRIPASACGVAGIKATWGAIPHETTTDVFGSFTCIGVMGRSIADLALGLNGMKGPDRRDPWSFGGSADPITLPDDPVAALKGLKVRVLMRTVNDWVHPDVEKAVRNAVETMIDAGARDVGMIEDPVYDNASALVYMRAYQYSRFGHLLEEHGDRMDRTARMSLTPGPTHTYDILATAMRARTDILREVERQFDGADIYVTPTIATPSLSVDQKQDEPLVVDGVEYGPLREAWYPYTVPQNASGHPAMSVPVGMSSDGIPIGMQIVGPWHSEARILAVAAAIERLMPWADRWPPAATG